One Mycolicibacterium sarraceniae genomic window carries:
- a CDS encoding amino acid permease — protein sequence MTARFDPAISSQEDASTLEELGYTQELHRGIGGYAAFASGFSFVSILTTVFAFFPLGFALGGPAFFFTWPIVFVCQFCVCLIFAELSGKFPVAGAIYQWSRRLAGNAVGWFAGWFMLIGYIVSIAALAIAMQTVLPPIWSGFQLVGTDIDPLSVDGATNGIILGSITIILCTIISAAGVRFMARITVTGVTIEIVGVVLIIIAMFVKAERSPVQAVVDTGGHGTGIHYLPAFLASMLMAAYVMYGFDSAAELSEETKDPRRTAPKAIVNALLVSFVGGGLMILAALMSAPTLGDDLATGGMAWIIESQLSTWLGKTLLALVAVAMFSATLAIQASASRVMFSMARDNRLPFGKFLSQVNKRTGTPVITGVTVSVLAIGVLLVNLGQASVFAAIASVSVVIVYLAYLMVTVPALIHRLRGTSLSYGPPVMDLGKWGIPVNLIAVVLGTVLVINIGWPRQEVYNPTGDSLFLQYFAVIFVGITLLAGYWAYRVVKDREGAPDPVDALVKPKK from the coding sequence ATGACCGCCAGATTCGACCCTGCGATTTCGTCGCAGGAGGACGCGTCGACCCTCGAAGAGCTCGGCTACACCCAGGAGTTGCATCGCGGCATCGGCGGGTACGCCGCCTTCGCGTCCGGCTTCTCCTTCGTCTCGATCCTGACGACGGTATTCGCCTTCTTCCCGTTGGGTTTTGCCCTCGGCGGCCCGGCATTCTTCTTCACCTGGCCGATCGTCTTCGTCTGTCAGTTCTGCGTCTGCCTGATCTTCGCGGAACTGTCGGGCAAGTTTCCGGTCGCCGGCGCCATCTACCAATGGTCTCGCCGACTCGCCGGTAACGCCGTCGGCTGGTTTGCCGGCTGGTTCATGCTGATCGGCTATATCGTCTCGATCGCTGCCCTGGCCATCGCCATGCAGACTGTGCTGCCGCCGATCTGGAGTGGATTCCAGCTCGTCGGGACCGACATCGATCCGCTCTCCGTCGACGGCGCCACCAACGGGATCATCCTCGGCAGCATCACGATCATCCTGTGCACCATCATCAGCGCCGCCGGTGTGCGATTCATGGCCCGGATCACCGTCACCGGCGTGACGATCGAGATCGTCGGCGTGGTGCTGATCATCATCGCGATGTTCGTCAAGGCCGAACGGTCACCCGTACAGGCGGTGGTGGACACCGGCGGGCACGGCACCGGCATCCACTACCTGCCCGCCTTCTTGGCCTCGATGTTGATGGCCGCCTACGTGATGTACGGATTCGACAGCGCCGCAGAGCTTTCCGAGGAGACCAAGGATCCCCGCCGGACGGCACCCAAAGCCATCGTCAACGCGCTCCTGGTGTCGTTCGTCGGCGGCGGCCTGATGATCCTGGCCGCGCTGATGTCGGCGCCCACCCTCGGTGACGACCTGGCCACCGGCGGTATGGCTTGGATCATCGAGAGTCAGCTCAGCACCTGGCTGGGCAAAACCTTGTTGGCACTGGTCGCCGTCGCGATGTTCTCGGCAACGCTGGCCATCCAAGCCTCAGCCTCACGCGTAATGTTCTCCATGGCCCGCGACAATCGGCTGCCGTTCGGGAAGTTCCTGTCCCAGGTCAACAAGCGCACCGGCACTCCCGTCATCACCGGTGTCACGGTCAGCGTGCTGGCTATCGGTGTGCTGCTGGTCAACCTCGGACAGGCCAGCGTGTTCGCGGCGATCGCATCGGTGTCCGTCGTGATCGTCTACCTCGCCTATCTGATGGTCACCGTGCCCGCGCTCATCCATCGACTGCGCGGTACAAGCCTGTCGTACGGGCCGCCCGTCATGGATCTCGGGAAATGGGGCATCCCCGTCAACCTCATCGCGGTGGTGTTGGGCACAGTGCTGGTGATCAACATCGGCTGGCCGCGCCAAGAGGTCTACAACCCAACGGGCGATTCGCTGTTCTTGCAGTACTTCGCCGTCATCTTCGTCGGGATAACGCTTCTCGCCGGTTATTGGGCATACCGGGTGGTCAAGGACCGCGAAGGCGCACCCGACCCGGTCGACGCGCTGGTGAAACCGAAGAAGTAG
- a CDS encoding putative nucleotidyltransferase substrate binding domain-containing protein — protein sequence MAVELPPGADIAAAIGAIDRADGEPALRAGLDRARTLIVAESRASTPAIGNAANWSAVLRHGVAAAVRLTTADRAMAWTWFVSGSAARGEAVPGSDVETLLALGDDVDADAKTAAQELAADVHGLLDRCDIGGDANGVLASRSRFCRRLGSWSESIVRWVDAPREDRGVVMTGIVADSGAVYSSMQISESALRTTSLAAVATTPGTLRWMLQDATAVRSTFPSRLRTFALGADTVDLKLAAIDPIVKTARWAALSAGSSALSTPGRLADAAERNILDPVDASTLDDCFQQLLRFRWQCRCAAWLSGQRPTDTVTLADLAPHQRAQLRSIAREVAGIRRKFSYLANTPGIQ from the coding sequence ATGGCCGTCGAGTTGCCTCCGGGCGCTGATATCGCTGCTGCTATCGGCGCTATCGATCGCGCCGACGGAGAGCCCGCGCTGCGGGCCGGATTGGACCGGGCGCGAACGCTGATCGTGGCCGAGTCGCGGGCGTCCACCCCGGCCATTGGCAACGCGGCCAACTGGTCGGCGGTCCTGCGCCATGGCGTTGCCGCCGCGGTGCGATTAACCACGGCTGACCGCGCGATGGCGTGGACATGGTTCGTCTCGGGCAGTGCCGCCCGCGGGGAGGCAGTCCCCGGTTCGGATGTGGAAACCCTCCTCGCGCTGGGTGACGACGTCGACGCGGACGCCAAGACGGCCGCGCAGGAACTGGCCGCCGACGTGCACGGGTTGCTCGACCGTTGCGACATCGGTGGTGACGCCAATGGTGTTCTTGCCAGCCGATCGCGATTCTGTCGCAGGCTGGGCAGCTGGTCGGAGAGCATCGTGCGGTGGGTGGACGCCCCGCGTGAAGACCGGGGTGTGGTGATGACCGGGATCGTCGCCGACTCGGGGGCCGTCTACAGCTCGATGCAAATCTCCGAAAGTGCTTTGCGCACAACGAGTCTAGCTGCAGTCGCGACTACCCCGGGCACCCTGCGGTGGATGCTGCAGGACGCGACGGCCGTGCGATCCACCTTTCCGTCCCGGTTACGGACATTCGCTCTGGGTGCCGATACCGTTGACCTCAAGCTCGCGGCGATCGATCCCATCGTCAAGACCGCCCGATGGGCGGCGTTGTCGGCGGGATCGTCGGCGCTGTCCACTCCGGGCCGCCTCGCCGATGCTGCCGAGCGCAACATTCTGGATCCTGTGGATGCCTCGACCCTCGATGACTGCTTTCAGCAGCTGCTCCGGTTTCGCTGGCAGTGTCGCTGCGCTGCCTGGCTTTCCGGGCAGCGCCCCACCGACACCGTCACGCTGGCGGACCTGGCACCCCATCAGCGGGCGCAGTTGCGATCCATCGCCCGCGAGGTGGCAGGGATTCGGCGGAAGTTCAGCTACCTGGCCAACACACCGGGAATTCAGTGA